The DNA segment AGACACCTCACTGGCCGCTCCTGCACCACCACCCATGGCTACTCCAACATCAGATGATGCCAGAGCAGCAGCATCGTTTATTCCATCTCCCACCATTGCAACGATGTTCTTATTCTTCTGAAGTTCattgataaacttctttttctCTGCTGGTTTAACTCCTGATATAACCTGCATAATAAGTTCGGATCAGGTACTGTGTTTTGGCACTTTCACTATCATCAGTTCCTATGCAATTTTTAAGGAGCTAAGGTGATTTTCAGGAGCTCAATCCATGGAGAGAAGAACATACCCTGTCTTGAGGAATACCAACAACAGATGCTACATAGTTTGCAGCACTCTTCTTGTCACCAGACAACATGTACACATCAATCCCCTGTCGAGTCAAATTCTCAACAACTTGTGCAGCATCTTCCCTGATCTTATCTTCAAAGCGAATGACTGCAGCAAGTGTATTATCCACCCCAATATACACAACAGACTGGTTGTTGGATTCATTCTCTTCAGATGCATTCAATAAGTTCCCAGTGGCTCCATGTCTGCATTGAGCAAAGCGTGAATTCAAAAGTGAAGGTTATGTCAATTAACGACTAATACAAATGAATGAACAGATTATACCTCTGAACCCACTCTAGTGTCCCAACTGCAACCCTCTTGTTGTTGACGATAGCAACGGCGCCAGACCCTGGTTCCTCAGTAAACGTTCCATCCTCTGCCTGCAGTGATGGAGTTCATTAATTTCATCAAACAAGGGAAGCATATATCATTTAACAGTCCCACCTTCATGATTTGACAATTATGAGCCCGGGCTGCTTTAACAATCGCTTTCCCAACAGGGTGAGTAGTGTTTGACTCAACAGCAGCAGCTAACGTCAGAACATCAACTTCTGACCAAGTATCATTCAAATTATGCCTGCGTAAGAACCATGAGATGTCACATCAGATGTTTATCATTCAATTTTAGAGAGAGCAAAGAGCCTAACCTTGAATCTTCAGGAATAATAACTTCAGTCACAACAGGGTGTCCCTTTGTCAGTGTCCCAGTTTTGTCAAAGACAACAGTATCAACGGAGGAAAACTTTTCAAGAATATCACCACCGCGAAGAAGTAAGCCTCTTCTTGCTCCTAATGACGTACCAACCTAAAGCATATATCAAGCTATTCAACATCTTACCTCTGTCTCATCCATAACAGAAAAAAGGTTTTTGTTCAGTTAGAAAAATTACCAGCATTGCAGTTGGTGTGGCCAACCCAAGGGCACATGGACAAGCCACAACCTAAATCCAGATAAAGGTCTGTGAGACAGCATGATTACTAAAAGAGGAGAACGGTGATCATAATACTTTATGTTATACAAAAATGTTATACCAGAACGCTGCAAGATAGTTGGAGGGCCAAAGAGATTGGGCTCCCGTTATGCAAGGCAGAGGGAAGAATATGTCCACCAAATAGATTCCAGAATGTAAATGTAGCCGCAGAGATTGCCATCACTCCATACGTGAAACGCCCCGCGACCTGTAATtgccaaaaaaacaaaaacaaatattagtCCTGAAATGACCCTAGGAATTTATATAGAAAGGTAAAAAGGAAAGAGAAAAGAGACCTTGTCAACCAACTGTTGTACGGGTGCTTCTCTGCTTTGAGCCTCTTCAACCATACGAACAATGTCCCCAACTGCAGTTTCACCCCCTGATCTATGCACTTCGACAGTAAGAGTTCCATTCAGGTTTATAGATCCTGCGGCGACTTGACTCTAGCCCAAGAGAATTTTTTAACAACAAAACATTAGTTACATTACATCCATAAGTTAGTACCAAGAGCAGAATAGTTGTCTAATGTTAATGATATGTATAATATGTGCAaaaagacaacaacaaaaaaaagtcaaaatgaTATTATTCTTTGTCATCTAGTTCATGCTAACATATTAAATATAGATAAGTATAGCGTAGAAAATTACCCCTGCTTCTTTTGTCACTGGCAATGGTTCACCTGTGAAGCTTGACTCATCAATAGCGCTTCTACCTGACTTGACAATACCATCTGCTGGAACTCGATCCTGCGTGAGATAGGCAAAAGCATGATTATGCGTCAACGACACTTTGCGTTAGCAGGGAAACAAAATTTCTAAAGTTGTAGCATGCCATTAAACATGGGAAATAACATCATACAATGCATGAgtaaatgaaaattattttcttcttaCTCCTGGTAGTATGACGACTAGATCGCCGACAGAGAGACTATTACAAGGAACCTCAACAGTTGAGTCACCATCAAGCAGAAGGCGAGCCTTTGAAGGCAAAACACTCAGAAGGCCAGTCATATCACTGGTGGCTTTTATTTTGGCTCTCTGTTCAAGATTCCTTCCCAGTAACACAAAAGCTATTAACATCACTGGTTCCTCAAAAAATGTCTTCCATCCCTGGATGATGTCAAAACAGCTTTATAATATCAGCCACCAACCACAAGGAGCAGTAAGTTTTGAAACTCCAACAAGAATAGTTACTTACCAATTTTGGAATCAAGGCTGCCAAGGCGCTAACACTAAATGATGACATAGCCCCGAGACCAACTAGCGTGTTCATGTTGGGAGAACCTTTTAAAAGGCTTTTGAAACCATCAAGTATTAGCTGACGGCCGGGACCAAGCAAGGTAAGCAAACATAAAGAGACATGGAACCCCGTTGAATGGACTGCGTGAAGCCAGGGAGCCTTCACACCAAGAAAGTGAGTTACATGGCCAACTAGGCATACAGCACAAAGAGCCCATGAAACAGCAAGCTCGCGTCCTGTAATCCAGACAAGAGACTATACGATCAAACATCAACATCCAAAAATAGCATATCAGTTTAGGGGAAACATTCATACCACTTTGTTTTAAGCGAGCCTGCTTGTCTTTTGTCTTAGTTTCAAAAACTTTGAAGAAATTCTCTGTCACCAAATCTGGAACAAAGAAACATACTTAGTACTCATACCAAGAACGACAGCAATAATCTAAGACAGGAGATAGCAAAAGAAGCTAAAAACAGTACAAGATCACAACTACAGAGTTATCTAATACTAGTTgagataaaagaaaacaaaatcttaataCACCATCAAGCACATACTGAATCATCATTATTCAAATGAGACTGAAGCCTCTCACCTCGAGGAGTAGACTGAAAGCCGCAATTGGTGAGATGATTGGCAAGAGTCTCGCCTAAAGTCTTTTGCCAGTCAGGTACACTTTTGGCTTCAGGTACAGGCCACACTATCGCTGTCTCCGTGGTGAGATTAACACTAGCAGTAGCAACTTGTGGCTATAcaacaaagagaaagaaaacaaaataatcagaCAAAGCAAGTTCTAAAGAAACATAAACAACATGAGTTTTGGTCTTAAAGGCAGCTTACTTGGCTTTCCAGTATTTTCTTCACACTTGCTGAACAACCACCACATGTCATCCCCTTCAATCAAGTACAACATCAACGTTGTTAAACACAACAGTCTTGAAGTGAATTTGAGTTCATCAAGAGAGATAGGAGGAACTTACTCCGACATCGAGGATAATGATGTCTGAAGACGGAACAGAGACGCCACCACCCACTTTCGACTTTAAATCACCACTCTccgatcctcctcctcctcctcctcctccaccaccaccgcttCCACCGTTATACCCTCCaaatccaccaccaccactagaGATACTCCTGAAAGACGGAGACGAGCTGGACAAGCACTGCAAACGGCGCCGTATCACCGGCAAAACAGCAGCTCCCAAGGTTCTATAACAAACCGAACTCGACGAGACGATTCGGCTCGCGCGAAAGCAACCAAGACTACGCGAAGCGGGAGAGGAGCGAGCTAGTAACAGAGGACGGAGATGCCTAGCGCCGGAGAAGTGGCGGTGGAGAGCTTTGGAGATAGTGAGGAGAGGCAACGAAGGAGCCATCGCCGTGATGGTTGAGAAAGCGGCGAATGTAGACTCCATTGGAGGTGGCTCCTCTGAGCCTCTAGTTTATCTTTTGTTGTGATGTCGGGTCTGAAAATCGATTACAGCTTTAGGTGGcgattggttttcccgctaccacccgcaaacgcagcttttgcggtcggtagcggttgtcggcggtttgcaacaatcactcaaatcgccttaaaccgcttcaaaccgctcagaatctcataaattcaaaagctggctccagctagcgtttgcggttgcggttgcgggcggttgcgggagggtaaattttttttctttttttttaaaacaatatatatacaaagaaaaaatatttaataaaaatttaaaattgaaattatgaaaatattaaaatatatctattttattttaattaatattataaaattttataataaaaacaatttcaataaattttcaaaaattaaaattataactttctaaatataaattttatatttattataattttatgatttttgatatttttataattatattaaatgtaaatattgttaatttattatttgactgttaccgcatttggtagttaaccagtcataagtcacccgcaaacgcaccaatttttaaccgcagtaccagtcgtataaatctcttaaaaccgctagaaaccgcaaccgtccgcatccacaaactcccgcaaccgcaaccgcaaccgctgcgtttgaaccagtcaggcccttaatgGGTTTGTCTAAAGTTTATGTCTTTTTGAGTCAAAATCTTACAACAGAATGAACAGACTTTTCGTGGTAAAGATTGACTCTTTCTTGCAGCCAGCCAGACTAGTTATATGGGTATTGGGTTTGGTTCGGATTGATTCTTTGTTTCTTCgattttaaaagtttaagatttatttggaaaattaaaaaaattggttcggtttagatttgattatttcggtttttaatttagtttgggtagtaaaattaaaaaccgattaatattcaaaataattttagttcCATTCAAATTTGGATTCAATTCcagtttttttggttaattctagtaaaaaaaattaaattcaaaaGTTTTCAAATTAAATCTCAGATTTTTATGATttcagataaaaaaatttaaacgatcggataaattttactatttcagacaaaaataatcattatagttcatttttaaatatttcaatttgtaaataatttttgtaacttattttactattttaaaactaaaatataattaatattttttatgtatgTAAATTATATCACAAAAATTCAAACCCATTTAGTTTTTAGTTCAGTTTTAATTTTCCGAttctaaaaatataagataagtcgacaaaaaaaaaactctgaaaCTTTAACTGATTTACCAACCGGTTTATCAAAGCATAACCAAACACAAAAGCATaaccaaacacaaaaaaaaaaaaaaaaaaaaaaaaaaaaccaagtgTTTTACTTCACTAGTCCACAAGCCAAACTTAACAGAGCCACTCTATACACATCATCATATCATAATTAGGATAAAGGGCATTGTCCTCTTGTGTCCTCTATAATCCAATAGACGACAGAAGGCTCCCTGAACTGAGTCTTCTCTTACGCAGACGCTCAGCGATGACGAAGGCAAGCTCCAGGGACTGAGAAGCGTTGAGCCTCGGGTCACAGTGAGTGTGGTAACGCGAGCTTAGATCGTTGTAAGTGATGGTGCGCGACCCTCCAACGCATTCCGTCACGTTCTGACCCGTCATCTCTAGGTGGACCCCACCAGGGAAGCTTCCTTCTTGATCATGCACGTCGAAGAAGGCTCTCAACTCGGCCTGAGATAATAAAATCAATAAGTGCAAAGAACATACGAGCTGAAATGTTTTAATGTATGTAAAAGATTTATTTACCCTGATTGCATCGAAAGAACGAGTTTTAAGCCCACTTGGAGCCATGATGGTGTTGCCGTGCATTGGATCACTAACCCAAGTCACAATCTGACCGGCTCCACGTACTGCTCTGATCAAATGAGGAAGCTTCACCCTCATATTCTCAGCTCCCATTCTCACTATAACTGTGATCCTTCCAGGCTTGTTCTGTGGgtttagtatctctatcagctCCACCAGTTCACTAGGAACCATCTTATCACTCGCCTGAGTCAACAAAAATACACAATCAAGATGAGGaaactaaacatatattaagaaaataaatccaTATTTTCCGTgattattaattttcaataacttttagccaatagtaattcaatgcagtcaattaattttctcaaagtttataatctttttagaaaacattaaaaaatctatctttgtgaAAGAAAACTTTTTTCTTAAACATCCATCTTAATGGAACGGAGagattttatattaattaagtaCCTTGATTCCAAGGGGGTTAGCGATTCCCCTCAAGAACTCAACATGAGCACCGTCGAGTTGGCGAGTTCGTTCCCCAACCCAAACCATGTGAGCAGAGCAGTCATAGTAAAGCCCAGACGTTGAGTCTTCTCTTGTGAGCACTTGCTCATAAGGCAGGAGCAAACACTCGTGAGACGTCCAAAACTCAGTAGTGGTCATGATCGGGTGTGCATTGGTAAGTCCAGCTGCGTCCATGAATCCTAAAGCCTCATCAACTCTATTAGCCAATTCACGGTACCTGTTCCatcataacaacaacaaaaacagcTTCTGACTTAAGCAAAGCTTGTCTCCAAATGATTTAACACAAGTTTATAAGAGCTTGAGCAAACCTGTCGCCCTGTTCACTGTGTTGGCTGAAATCAAGATTCCATTCGCTAACTCTCTCCATTGCTGCATAACCACCAGTAGCAAATGCTCTCAGGAGATTCAAGGTACCCACAGATTGTGTATACGCTCTGACCATCCTATGAGGATCAGGAATCCTAGATTTCTCATCGAAAGCATCTCCGTTTATGTTATCTCCTCTGTAACTAGGCAGCTTCACACCATTTTTCTCCTCGAACGGGTCTGATCTCGGCTTCGCAAACTGACCCGCCATTCTCCCCACCTGAACACACAAAACCCATCAAACAAACATAAACTTCTCCACAAACAAatcaacacacacacacacaagactAAAAACAAAGCAGAGTTGAGTGAAAAATCAAACCTTTATAACTAGCATCTGACCACACACACACAGAAGACTCAAAACAAAACATAGGTGAGTGAAAAATCAAACCTTTATAACTAGCATCtaaccacacacacacacaaaacagaGTAGAGTGAAAAATCAAACCTTTATAATTAGCATTtgaccacacacacacacatgactTAAAACAAAACAGAGTTGAGTGAAAAAATCGAACCTTTATATAACTGGTATCTAACAACACAAACAAGACTCAAAACAGAACAGAGTTTGAATGAAAAACTGAACCTTTATAACTAGCATCtaaccacacacacacacacatacaaaacAGAACAGAGTGAAAAATCAAACCTTTATAATTAGCATCTgaccacacacacacaagacttaAAACAAAACAGAGTTGAGTGAAAAAATCGAACCTTTATAACTGGTATCTAACAACACATACAAGACTCAAAACAGAACAGAGTTTGAATGAAAAACTGAACCTTTATAACTAGCATCTGACCACACACAAAactcaaaaacaaaacagagtaGAGTGAAACAATCATACCTTTATAACTAGCATCTgaccacacacacacaagacTCAAGAACAGAACAGAGTTGAGTGAAAAATCAAACCTTTATAACTAGCATCTGACCACACACACACAAGtctcaaaaacaaaacagagttGAGTGAAAAATCATACCTTTATAACTAGCATCtgaccacacacacaca comes from the Brassica rapa cultivar Chiifu-401-42 chromosome A01, CAAS_Brap_v3.01, whole genome shotgun sequence genome and includes:
- the LOC103846231 gene encoding copper-transporting ATPase PAA1, chloroplastic; its protein translation is MESTFAAFSTITAMAPSLPLLTISKALHRHFSGARHLRPLLLARSSPASRSLGCFRASRIVSSSSVCYRTLGAAVLPVIRRRLQCLSSSSPSFRSISSGGGGFGGYNGGSGGGGGGGGGGGSESGDLKSKVGGGVSVPSSDIIILDVGGMTCGGCSASVKKILESQPQVATASVNLTTETAIVWPVPEAKSVPDWQKTLGETLANHLTNCGFQSTPRDLVTENFFKVFETKTKDKQARLKQSGRELAVSWALCAVCLVGHVTHFLGVKAPWLHAVHSTGFHVSLCLLTLLGPGRQLILDGFKSLLKGSPNMNTLVGLGAMSSFSVSALAALIPKLGWKTFFEEPVMLIAFVLLGRNLEQRAKIKATSDMTGLLSVLPSKARLLLDGDSTVEVPCNSLSVGDLVVILPGDRVPADGIVKSGRSAIDESSFTGEPLPVTKEAGSQVAAGSINLNGTLTVEVHRSGGETAVGDIVRMVEEAQSREAPVQQLVDKVAGRFTYGVMAISAATFTFWNLFGGHILPSALHNGSPISLALQLSCSVLVVACPCALGLATPTAMLVGTSLGARRGLLLRGGDILEKFSSVDTVVFDKTGTLTKGHPVVTEVIIPEDSRHNLNDTWSEVDVLTLAAAVESNTTHPVGKAIVKAARAHNCQIMKAEDGTFTEEPGSGAVAIVNNKRVAVGTLEWVQRHGATGNLLNASEENESNNQSVVYIGVDNTLAAVIRFEDKIREDAAQVVENLTRQGIDVYMLSGDKKSAANYVASVVGIPQDRVISGVKPAEKKKFINELQKNKNIVAMVGDGINDAAALASSDVGVAMGGGAGAASEVSPVVLMGNRLTQLLDALELSRQTMKTVKQNLWWAFGYNIVGIPVAAGVLLPLTGTMLTPSMAGALMGVSSLGVMTNSLLLRYRFFSNREDTNVKWEPKEGTKQSPHENTRLKESS
- the LOC103846297 gene encoding phospho-2-dehydro-3-deoxyheptonate aldolase 2, chloroplastic, with product MMTTLNVYSPLPTKSFLPHRPPPRRLISFSPVFAVHSTDPEKSPGRPAKWSVDSWKSMKALQLPEYPDQKDLDSVLKTLSSYPPIVFAGEARKLEEKLGQAAMGQAFMLQGGDCAESFKEFNADNIRDTFRVLLQMGVVLMFGGQMPVIKVGRMAGQFAKPRSDPFEEKNGVKLPSYRGDNINGDAFDEKSRIPDPHRMVRAYTQSVGTLNLLRAFATGGYAAMERVSEWNLDFSQHSEQGDRYRELANRVDEALGFMDAAGLTNAHPIMTTTEFWTSHECLLLPYEQVLTREDSTSGLYYDCSAHMVWVGERTRQLDGAHVEFLRGIANPLGIKASDKMVPSELVELIEILNPQNKPGRITVIVRMGAENMRVKLPHLIRAVRGAGQIVTWVSDPMHGNTIMAPSGLKTRSFDAIRAELRAFFDVHDQEGSFPGGVHLEMTGQNVTECVGGSRTITYNDLSSRYHTHCDPRLNASQSLELAFVIAERLRKRRLSSGSLLSSIGL